In Oceanobacillus sp. FSL K6-2867, one DNA window encodes the following:
- a CDS encoding ABC transporter permease translates to MPSNKLFTLLVPIVSVLMGLIAGAIIMLVSGFNPIDGYTALWNGAFGDSYTIGETIRRTAPYILTGLSIAFAFRTGLFNIGAEGQVIVGWLAAVWVGIAIDAPMYIHLPLAILAAAVAGGLWAFVPGILKAKLGVHEVIVTIMMNYIALFTTNEIIRKVLTDGLTTTDSIAPSATLASEWMQSLTFYSRVHYGILIALFAAVIMWFIIQRTTIGYELKSVGFNQHASRYAGMNVSKNIILSMVIAGMFAGLAGAMEGLGTYGNISVTAGFSNLGFDGIAVALLGANTAIGVVFAAFLFGALKEGAGEMPTGAGIPTELVDIIIALIIFFVASSYIIRWVIVRFKKEGK, encoded by the coding sequence ATGCCATCCAATAAATTGTTTACACTGCTGGTACCAATCGTTTCTGTTTTAATGGGATTGATTGCTGGTGCAATCATCATGCTGGTTTCTGGTTTTAATCCGATTGATGGCTATACTGCATTATGGAATGGCGCATTTGGAGATTCCTATACTATTGGCGAAACGATTAGAAGAACTGCTCCTTATATTCTTACAGGGCTTTCTATCGCATTCGCATTTCGTACCGGGTTGTTTAATATCGGTGCAGAGGGACAGGTTATTGTAGGCTGGTTAGCAGCAGTTTGGGTAGGAATAGCAATTGATGCGCCAATGTATATTCATTTACCGCTTGCAATTCTTGCAGCAGCAGTTGCTGGTGGTTTATGGGCTTTTGTCCCAGGAATTTTAAAGGCGAAACTTGGGGTTCACGAAGTAATCGTAACAATTATGATGAACTATATTGCTTTATTTACAACGAATGAAATTATAAGAAAAGTATTAACAGATGGACTTACGACAACTGATTCAATTGCTCCGTCAGCAACACTTGCTTCCGAGTGGATGCAAAGCCTTACTTTCTATTCACGTGTTCATTATGGTATTTTAATCGCATTATTTGCAGCTGTCATTATGTGGTTTATTATTCAACGAACAACGATTGGTTATGAACTAAAATCAGTTGGATTTAATCAGCATGCTTCACGCTATGCTGGGATGAATGTAAGTAAAAATATTATATTGTCGATGGTTATTGCTGGTATGTTTGCAGGCTTAGCGGGGGCAATGGAAGGGCTAGGAACCTATGGAAACATATCCGTAACGGCAGGATTTTCTAATTTAGGGTTTGATGGAATTGCTGTTGCGCTTTTAGGAGCCAACACTGCGATCGGAGTTGTTTTTGCAGCTTTCTTGTTTGGTGCACTTAAAGAAGGAGCTGGTGAAATGCCAACAGGAGCTGGAATTCCGACAGAGCTTGTAGATATTATCATTGCGCTAATCATTTTCTTTGTAGCATCTAGTTACATTATTAGATGGGTAATCGTCCGCTTTAAAAAGGAGGGGAAATAA
- a CDS encoding ABC transporter permease produces MIEILQSVIPTALFYSAPLILTALGGVFSERSGVVNIGLEGLMVMGAFVGIVFNLTFSDVLGVWTPWVSILVAMAVSAVFSIIHAVASVSFHASQVVSGVAINMLALGIGVYLTKQWYGKGQTDMVAQPFYTTDIPLLSKIPVLGSILFQGIYITSYLAIILAFVAWFVLYKTPFGLRLRAVGEHPMAADTNGINVSKMRYIAVILSGALGGLGGSVFALTIASNFSHSTIVGQGFMALAAVIFGKWHPLGAMGAALFFGFAQSLSVIGSNIPILQDVPQIFLLIAPYVLTILALAGFIGRADAPRANGEPYIKGSR; encoded by the coding sequence ATGATTGAAATACTGCAATCTGTTATCCCTACAGCGTTATTTTATTCAGCTCCTTTAATCTTAACGGCATTAGGCGGCGTTTTTAGTGAACGTTCTGGTGTTGTAAATATTGGTCTTGAAGGTTTAATGGTGATGGGTGCATTTGTTGGAATTGTATTTAATTTAACTTTTTCAGATGTACTTGGAGTATGGACGCCTTGGGTATCTATTCTCGTAGCGATGGCCGTTTCAGCTGTTTTTTCTATTATTCATGCCGTAGCATCGGTCTCTTTCCACGCAAGCCAAGTTGTTAGTGGTGTAGCGATTAATATGCTCGCACTCGGTATAGGGGTTTATCTGACAAAACAATGGTATGGGAAAGGGCAAACAGATATGGTTGCTCAACCATTTTATACAACAGACATACCTTTACTATCAAAAATACCAGTACTTGGTTCAATCTTATTCCAAGGGATTTATATTACATCTTATTTGGCTATTATTTTAGCTTTTGTTGCTTGGTTTGTATTGTACAAAACACCATTTGGCTTAAGGCTGCGTGCTGTTGGGGAACACCCAATGGCAGCTGATACAAACGGAATTAATGTCAGTAAAATGCGTTATATCGCAGTTATTCTTTCTGGAGCTCTAGGAGGATTAGGAGGATCGGTATTTGCACTTACAATCGCATCTAATTTCTCTCATTCTACAATTGTTGGCCAAGGATTTATGGCACTTGCAGCTGTTATTTTCGGAAAATGGCATCCTCTTGGAGCGATGGGAGCAGCATTATTCTTTGGTTTCGCTCAAAGTCTGAGTGTTATTGGATCGAACATTCCAATTTTACAGGATGTACCCCAAATATTCTTGTTAATCGCACCATACGTGCTAACAATTCTTGCTTTGGCAGGTTTTATTGGACGTGCTGATGCTCCACGAGCGAATGGTGAGCCATACATTAAAGGCAGCAGATAA
- a CDS encoding pitrilysin family protein produces the protein MDTIQENRFDEQGLKLHFIQTKKFKTINIVAKIKAKLEKETITKRALLPYILKQGTKTYPDRSSMQLKLADLYGAVLTADGSKKGENHIITVRLEFANEKFVPDASNVMDEAIQLFSEVLFHPNAGANGFDDAVFKREIGTLKQKINAIQDDKMSYANMRLIDEMCSEEAYQLHVHGYEEDLNTLTNEDLFSYYKQMLEQDKMDIYVLGDFAEEKVKHLIMDTMQRTEQVVRAESATPVRKSVEEQQEIIEKQKVQQAKLHIGYRTNTTYQDDAYFALQVFNGLFGGFPSSKLFINVREKNSLAYYASSRLESHKGLLFVFSGIAPNDFEKARDIIRLQVQAMKDGDFTEQELNETKDLIINQLKETMDHPQGLIEILYQQVIGNRLMTPDELLEGIKNVTKEEIVHVASKIEEDTVYLLTNEGGDQDE, from the coding sequence ATGGATACAATTCAAGAGAATCGCTTTGACGAACAAGGTCTTAAGCTTCATTTTATTCAAACGAAAAAGTTTAAAACGATTAATATTGTAGCGAAAATTAAAGCTAAATTGGAGAAGGAGACGATTACAAAGCGAGCGTTGCTTCCTTATATTCTGAAGCAAGGAACAAAAACTTATCCAGATAGAAGTTCAATGCAGTTAAAGTTAGCTGATTTATATGGCGCAGTTTTAACTGCAGATGGTAGTAAAAAGGGAGAAAATCACATTATTACCGTTCGTCTTGAGTTTGCAAATGAAAAATTCGTCCCTGACGCATCGAACGTGATGGATGAAGCAATTCAGCTATTCAGCGAAGTGCTCTTTCATCCCAATGCAGGCGCAAATGGGTTCGATGATGCCGTTTTTAAACGTGAAATCGGTACATTAAAACAAAAAATAAATGCGATTCAAGATGATAAAATGAGTTATGCGAATATGCGCCTGATTGATGAAATGTGCAGTGAAGAGGCTTATCAGTTGCATGTACATGGCTATGAAGAAGATTTAAATACCTTAACTAATGAAGATTTGTTCAGCTATTATAAGCAAATGCTTGAACAAGATAAGATGGATATCTATGTACTTGGAGATTTTGCTGAAGAAAAAGTGAAGCATTTAATCATGGATACAATGCAAAGAACGGAGCAGGTAGTTAGAGCCGAATCGGCAACGCCTGTCAGAAAATCGGTGGAAGAGCAGCAGGAAATAATCGAGAAGCAAAAAGTACAGCAAGCAAAACTGCATATTGGTTATCGTACGAATACGACATATCAAGATGATGCTTACTTTGCCTTGCAAGTTTTTAATGGGCTGTTCGGAGGCTTTCCAAGCTCGAAATTATTTATAAATGTCAGAGAAAAAAATAGTCTGGCCTATTATGCTTCTTCAAGGCTGGAAAGTCATAAAGGATTATTATTTGTTTTTAGTGGAATCGCCCCAAATGATTTTGAAAAAGCAAGAGATATCATTCGATTGCAAGTGCAAGCAATGAAAGACGGTGATTTTACAGAACAAGAATTGAATGAGACAAAGGATTTAATTATTAATCAGTTAAAAGAAACGATGGACCATCCGCAAGGCTTAATTGAAATACTATATCAGCAAGTTATTGGAAATCGTCTGATGACACCAGATGAATTGCTTGAAGGCATTAAAAATGTCACGAAAGAAGAAATCGTTCATGTTGCAAGCAAAATCGAAGAAGATACTGTGTACTTATTAACGAATGAAGGAGGGGATCAGGATGAATAA
- a CDS encoding pitrilysin family protein, with the protein MNKETYESIGETLYSEKLANGLTVFLLPKPEMTKSFGIFSTNYGSIDQTFVPLGETDEVTVPEGVAHFLEHKLFEKEDRDVFADFGKQGASPNAYTSFTKTAYLFSATSQIEKNVETLIDFVQDPYFSDQSVEKEKGIIAQEIKMYDDQPDWQAFMGTIKSMFQNHPVKVDIAGTVDSITSITKEDLYTCYHTFYHPENMTLFVVGNFEVEPMMEMITSNQQKKTFEKMAELRRDFPAEPREVAMKENTIQMPVSIPKCTIGIKDSNSHLDKAEFLRKDLLGSMMLSHFFSTGGEFYQELYKADLIDDSFYFETNLERNFGYSMIGSNAAQPEEFAAKVKEQLLSTKNYVLTDEVFERMKKKKIGQLLRAMNSLEFIANKYIHYHTLGINLFEVIPAIQALSLKDAQDFLKVWIAEERLAVCTISAS; encoded by the coding sequence ATGAATAAAGAAACCTATGAAAGTATTGGAGAAACACTTTATTCAGAAAAACTCGCTAATGGATTAACAGTGTTCTTACTGCCGAAGCCAGAAATGACTAAATCATTTGGCATTTTTTCAACGAATTATGGTTCCATTGATCAAACGTTCGTTCCTTTAGGTGAAACAGATGAAGTTACTGTTCCAGAAGGAGTAGCACATTTTTTAGAGCACAAGCTATTTGAAAAAGAAGACCGAGACGTTTTTGCTGATTTCGGCAAACAAGGTGCATCGCCAAATGCCTATACATCATTTACGAAGACCGCCTATTTATTTTCAGCAACAAGTCAAATCGAGAAGAATGTGGAAACACTAATAGACTTTGTACAGGATCCATACTTCTCTGATCAGTCAGTGGAAAAGGAAAAGGGGATTATTGCACAGGAGATTAAAATGTATGATGATCAACCGGATTGGCAGGCCTTTATGGGTACAATTAAAAGCATGTTTCAAAATCATCCTGTAAAAGTCGATATTGCAGGTACAGTGGACTCCATTACTTCTATAACAAAAGAGGATCTGTATACGTGCTATCATACGTTTTATCATCCGGAAAATATGACGCTATTCGTTGTGGGAAATTTTGAAGTGGAGCCGATGATGGAAATGATAACATCAAACCAGCAGAAAAAGACTTTTGAAAAAATGGCTGAATTGAGGCGAGATTTTCCTGCGGAGCCGCGAGAAGTTGCAATGAAGGAAAATACGATTCAAATGCCAGTATCGATTCCCAAATGTACAATTGGGATTAAAGATTCCAATTCTCACCTCGACAAAGCTGAATTTTTAAGAAAAGATCTACTAGGAAGCATGATGCTAAGTCATTTCTTTTCTACTGGAGGGGAATTTTATCAAGAATTGTACAAGGCAGATTTAATCGACGATAGTTTTTATTTTGAAACAAACCTTGAGAGGAATTTTGGATATTCGATGATTGGCAGTAATGCAGCTCAACCGGAGGAATTTGCAGCTAAAGTAAAGGAACAATTATTATCAACGAAAAATTATGTGTTAACAGATGAAGTGTTTGAACGTATGAAAAAGAAAAAAATCGGTCAATTGTTGCGTGCGATGAATTCACTTGAATTTATTGCGAATAAATATATCCATTACCATACACTGGGAATTAATTTGTTTGAAGTTATTCCTGCAATTCAGGCACTATCACTAAAAGATGCACAGGATTTCTTAAAAGTATGGATTGCTGAGGAACGACTAGCAGTATGTACAATAAGTGCCTCATAA
- a CDS encoding SDR family oxidoreductase, producing the protein MGKNILIIGASGDIGYAIAERLALDGYRLLLHYHKNRTGIDLLRERLTNESVLAVIQADLSNQDEIKHFLTKLVFPVDGIIFAGGTAYYGLLQDTSEEAMDTLLALHVKAPWMITKHLLPPMIASRKGNIIMITSIWGNVGASYEVIYSSVKGAQNSFIKALAKEVAPSGISVNGISPGYIETKMNHHLTEEEKQAIIDEIPMSRAGQPSEVAQTVSFLLDERSAYIQGEIININGGW; encoded by the coding sequence ATGGGGAAAAATATATTAATTATCGGAGCAAGCGGTGATATTGGATACGCAATCGCTGAACGTCTTGCTCTGGATGGCTACCGATTATTGTTGCATTATCATAAAAATAGAACTGGCATTGATTTGCTGCGGGAACGTCTAACGAATGAATCAGTGCTTGCTGTGATTCAGGCAGATTTAAGCAATCAAGATGAGATTAAGCATTTCTTAACAAAGCTGGTCTTTCCAGTGGATGGTATTATCTTTGCAGGCGGCACTGCTTATTACGGATTATTGCAGGATACTTCAGAAGAGGCTATGGATACGCTGTTAGCATTACATGTGAAAGCACCATGGATGATTACCAAACATCTTTTGCCGCCAATGATAGCAAGCAGGAAAGGAAATATCATTATGATTACTTCAATCTGGGGAAATGTTGGTGCTAGTTATGAAGTCATCTATTCTTCTGTTAAGGGTGCGCAAAACAGCTTTATAAAGGCCTTGGCGAAGGAAGTAGCCCCTTCTGGGATTTCTGTTAATGGGATAAGTCCAGGTTACATTGAAACGAAGATGAATCATCATTTAACGGAAGAAGAAAAGCAAGCAATTATAGATGAAATTCCAATGAGCAGAGCAGGCCAGCCCAGCGAGGTAGCTCAAACGGTCAGTTTTTTGCTTGATGAAAGGTCAGCCTATATTCAGGGAGAAATTATTAATATAAATGGAGGCTGGTAG
- a CDS encoding DUF3243 domain-containing protein: MSVLDNFDTWKGFLANRIQQAQQQGMDQQTMSAVAAEVGDYLAQSVDAKNSEEAVLKELWNAATEQEQQAIANIMIKLVQKQQ; the protein is encoded by the coding sequence ATGTCTGTATTAGATAATTTTGATACGTGGAAAGGTTTTTTGGCCAATCGAATTCAGCAAGCGCAGCAGCAAGGTATGGATCAGCAAACAATGTCAGCGGTCGCTGCTGAAGTAGGTGATTATCTTGCTCAGAGCGTTGATGCTAAAAACAGCGAGGAAGCGGTTTTAAAAGAGCTATGGAACGCTGCAACTGAACAAGAGCAGCAAGCTATTGCAAATATAATGATTAAGCTTGTCCAAAAACAGCAATAA
- a CDS encoding DUF3388 domain-containing protein → MDRTEWYLEYEIQINRPGLLGDISSLLGMLSINIITINGVENARRGMLLLSKHDENIMRLKSILQTMDTIKLFKLRKPKLKDKMAVRHGKYIHTDHDDRKTIRFVRDELGLLVDFMAELYKQDGHKLIGIRGMPRVGKTESIVAASVCASKRWLFVSSTMIKQTVRNQLIEGEYNQDNVYIIDGVLSKRMANEKHWQLIREIMQLPTVKVVEHPDVFVQSTEYSMDDFDYIIELRTDVNEEITYEPVERDQFSNNNGFSMFDF, encoded by the coding sequence ATGGATAGGACAGAATGGTATCTTGAATACGAAATTCAAATTAACCGTCCTGGTTTACTTGGGGATATTTCTTCTTTATTAGGGATGCTTTCGATTAACATAATTACAATAAATGGTGTTGAGAATGCCCGAAGAGGTATGCTGCTCTTATCCAAACACGATGAAAATATAATGCGTTTAAAGTCCATTCTGCAAACAATGGATACGATTAAATTATTTAAATTACGGAAACCTAAGCTTAAAGATAAAATGGCAGTTCGTCATGGGAAATATATACATACTGACCACGACGACAGGAAAACGATTCGATTTGTTAGAGATGAATTGGGACTTCTTGTTGATTTTATGGCAGAGCTATATAAGCAAGATGGTCATAAGCTAATCGGGATTCGCGGAATGCCCCGAGTGGGCAAGACGGAATCTATTGTAGCTGCTAGTGTTTGTGCAAGTAAACGCTGGTTGTTTGTATCAAGTACAATGATTAAACAAACAGTTCGTAATCAATTAATTGAGGGAGAATATAATCAAGATAATGTATATATTATTGATGGGGTTCTCTCCAAAAGAATGGCTAATGAGAAACATTGGCAATTAATCCGCGAAATTATGCAGCTGCCCACGGTTAAAGTAGTTGAGCATCCAGATGTCTTTGTGCAGTCTACAGAGTATAGTATGGACGACTTTGATTATATTATTGAGTTACGCACAGATGTAAATGAAGAGATTACATATGAACCGGTAGAGCGAGATCAGTTCAGTAATAATAATGGCTTTTCAATGTTTGATTTCTAA
- a CDS encoding helix-turn-helix domain-containing protein — MDVGAKLKEARLASGLSLDSLQETTKIQKRYLVAIEEGNLHILPGKFYARAFIKEYANAVGLNPNELLEEHKEEIPSTEEENVQYTRMQRTRKENHTEKNSGGIASLIPTIIVVLLIIGIVFVAWWFIRENMAGDSANPVEEPDDNVIITNPNDTGSGNDDAENKADGSAENANKEENEEDSQEESDAQTEPEFNVTEEGTGSQPVSTIEMTNGGDEIILTLESADSEHHTWLEIREEGGESFYNSSFSADESPEEIDISDAETISFNVGYAPALKISINGVELEYPADAEQYVHQRLNLNIAR; from the coding sequence ATGGATGTAGGGGCGAAGCTGAAAGAGGCACGTCTTGCTAGTGGGTTATCTTTGGATAGTCTGCAGGAAACGACAAAAATTCAAAAAAGATATTTAGTGGCAATCGAAGAAGGAAACTTGCATATTTTGCCTGGCAAGTTCTATGCAAGAGCATTTATTAAAGAATATGCAAATGCAGTAGGGTTAAATCCCAATGAATTACTAGAAGAACATAAAGAAGAAATTCCAAGTACAGAAGAAGAGAATGTACAATATACAAGAATGCAGCGGACAAGGAAAGAAAATCATACTGAGAAGAATTCCGGTGGCATAGCTTCCCTAATCCCCACTATTATTGTAGTTTTATTGATTATAGGTATTGTCTTTGTTGCTTGGTGGTTTATTCGGGAAAATATGGCTGGGGATTCAGCAAATCCAGTAGAGGAACCAGATGATAATGTGATTATTACAAATCCGAATGATACAGGTTCAGGGAATGATGATGCTGAAAACAAAGCAGATGGTTCAGCTGAAAATGCAAATAAAGAAGAAAACGAAGAGGACTCTCAGGAAGAATCAGATGCTCAAACAGAGCCTGAGTTTAATGTTACAGAGGAAGGAACTGGTTCTCAGCCGGTTTCTACAATCGAAATGACAAATGGCGGTGACGAAATAATTCTTACATTGGAATCTGCTGATTCTGAACATCATACATGGTTAGAAATCCGAGAAGAAGGTGGAGAGTCATTTTATAATAGCAGTTTTTCAGCTGACGAATCGCCGGAAGAAATTGATATCAGTGATGCAGAAACAATTTCCTTTAATGTGGGGTACGCTCCTGCTTTAAAAATCTCTATTAATGGTGTTGAGCTGGAGTACCCTGCTGATGCTGAACAGTATGTACATCAGCGCTTGAATTTAAATATTGCGCGTTAA
- the pgsA gene encoding CDP-diacylglycerol--glycerol-3-phosphate 3-phosphatidyltransferase codes for MNLPNRLTLSRIMMIPIFILLLSLPLDWGTWDIGAADLPVAHFVAALIFIIAAGTDWIDGYYARKYNLVTNLGKFMDPLADKLLVSAALILLIEMGLAPAWVVIIIISREFAVTGLRLVAAGEGIVLAAGKMGKLKTATQMIAIAVLLLHNFPFAYIDFPFGMIMLYIALFFTVISGVDYFVKNWHVMKESNE; via the coding sequence ATGAATTTACCAAATCGACTCACATTATCACGTATTATGATGATACCAATTTTTATCCTTTTACTTAGCTTGCCTTTGGACTGGGGGACATGGGATATCGGAGCTGCAGATTTACCGGTTGCACATTTTGTAGCTGCCTTAATTTTTATTATCGCAGCGGGCACGGATTGGATTGATGGTTATTATGCAAGAAAATATAATTTAGTTACCAATTTAGGAAAGTTTATGGACCCCTTAGCAGATAAATTGCTTGTTTCAGCTGCGCTTATTTTGTTAATTGAGATGGGGTTAGCACCAGCTTGGGTTGTTATCATTATTATAAGCAGGGAATTTGCAGTAACTGGATTACGCCTCGTTGCTGCGGGTGAAGGAATTGTACTTGCTGCAGGAAAAATGGGTAAATTGAAAACAGCCACACAAATGATAGCTATTGCAGTTTTATTGCTCCATAACTTTCCCTTTGCATATATTGATTTTCCGTTTGGTATGATTATGTTATATATCGCATTGTTCTTTACAGTAATATCCGGTGTTGATTATTTCGTTAAAAACTGGCATGTGATGAAGGAGTCGAACGAATGA
- a CDS encoding competence/damage-inducible protein A, with protein sequence MKQLKAEIVAVGTELLLGQIANTNAQWLSQQLAQYGINVYNHTVVGDNLNRVEEAFLQAQNRSDIIIVTGGLGPTDDDLTREAFQQVSKLEMVEHQATLDKIERYFKNHTSKMTPNNRKQARIFKGCTVLENNAGMAPGMKIELEGKVWYFLPGVPREMKRITTDEIVPFLRNLTGDEQMIKSLVLKFIGIGESTLEHELKDLILEQTNPTIAPLAQDDGVVIRLTAKGASEKLLDELLGKTKEQILARVGDHFFGENDQTIEQVIVQLLQSENKKIAAAESLTGGMFTEKIISVSGASCVCPGGLVCYDAAIKQNILGVAEQTIQENGTVSEACAVEMAEQIRKKFASQIGISFTGVAGPDEIEGQPAGKVYIAISDVNGFKEVESFLFNGARSAIRKRASLKGLELLFNYLKS encoded by the coding sequence ATGAAACAATTAAAAGCAGAAATTGTGGCAGTTGGTACAGAGTTGTTGCTTGGACAAATTGCGAACACGAATGCACAATGGTTATCCCAGCAACTGGCACAGTATGGGATCAATGTCTATAATCATACTGTCGTAGGAGACAATTTAAACCGTGTTGAAGAGGCGTTTTTGCAAGCACAAAATAGATCCGATATTATTATTGTTACTGGCGGTCTCGGCCCAACCGATGATGATTTAACAAGAGAGGCTTTCCAGCAGGTAAGTAAGCTGGAAATGGTGGAGCATCAAGCAACACTCGATAAAATTGAAAGGTATTTTAAGAATCATACTTCAAAGATGACTCCAAACAATCGCAAGCAAGCACGAATTTTTAAAGGATGCACTGTATTGGAAAATAATGCAGGAATGGCACCGGGAATGAAAATAGAGCTGGAAGGAAAGGTATGGTATTTCCTTCCGGGAGTTCCAAGAGAAATGAAACGGATTACAACGGACGAAATTGTGCCGTTCTTGCGTAATTTGACTGGTGATGAGCAGATGATAAAGTCACTAGTGCTGAAATTTATTGGTATTGGCGAGTCAACATTGGAGCATGAATTAAAAGATTTAATTCTTGAACAAACTAATCCAACCATTGCACCGCTTGCTCAGGATGACGGAGTCGTTATCCGATTAACAGCAAAAGGGGCATCTGAGAAGCTGCTTGATGAACTGCTCGGAAAAACAAAAGAGCAGATTTTAGCAAGGGTCGGTGATCACTTCTTTGGGGAAAATGATCAGACAATCGAACAAGTCATTGTGCAGCTGCTGCAGAGTGAAAATAAAAAAATTGCCGCTGCTGAAAGTTTAACTGGTGGGATGTTTACCGAAAAAATTATATCTGTAAGCGGAGCATCATGTGTGTGCCCTGGTGGGCTAGTATGTTATGATGCAGCAATCAAACAAAATATTCTCGGTGTAGCTGAGCAAACGATTCAGGAGAATGGCACTGTCAGTGAAGCGTGTGCAGTTGAGATGGCAGAACAGATTCGAAAGAAGTTTGCTTCACAAATTGGAATCAGTTTTACAGGTGTAGCAGGACCTGATGAAATAGAAGGCCAGCCAGCAGGGAAAGTTTATATTGCTATTTCTGATGTGAATGGTTTTAAAGAAGTAGAATCATTTTTGTTTAATGGCGCACGTTCTGCCATTCGGAAAAGAGCAAGTTTGAAAGGTTTGGAGCTTTTATTTAATTATTTAAAATCATAA
- the recA gene encoding recombinase RecA yields MSDRKQALDMALRQIEKQFGKGSIMKLGENEAQKIATIPSGSLALDVALGIGGYPRGRVIEIYGPESSGKTTVALHAIAEAQRQGGQAAFIDAEHALDPIYARALGVNIDELLLSQPDTGEQALEIAEALVRSGAVDIIVVDSVAALVPKAEIEGDMGDSHVGLQARLMSQALRKLSGAINKSKTTAIFINQIREKVGVMFGNPETTPGGRALKFYSSVRLEVRRAETLKAGNDAVGNRARIKVVKNKVAPPFKQAEVDIMYGKGISKEGEILDIGSELDVVLKSGAWYSYKGERLGQGRENSKQFLLENEAITNEIHGEIRKHYNLDDDGTEAEEKSSDSKETTEQETLDM; encoded by the coding sequence TTGAGTGATAGAAAACAAGCTTTAGATATGGCTTTGAGACAAATAGAGAAACAATTTGGTAAAGGCTCCATTATGAAACTCGGTGAAAATGAAGCACAGAAAATAGCAACCATCCCTAGTGGATCGCTAGCGTTGGATGTCGCATTAGGTATTGGTGGATACCCGCGTGGAAGAGTTATTGAAATATATGGACCGGAGTCATCAGGTAAAACAACCGTTGCACTCCATGCAATTGCTGAAGCACAAAGACAAGGCGGACAAGCTGCTTTTATTGATGCTGAGCATGCGTTGGATCCAATTTATGCGAGAGCCTTAGGTGTAAATATCGATGAATTGCTTTTATCGCAGCCTGACACAGGTGAGCAAGCACTGGAAATCGCAGAGGCACTTGTACGAAGCGGTGCTGTAGATATTATTGTTGTTGACTCAGTAGCTGCACTTGTGCCAAAAGCAGAAATTGAGGGTGACATGGGGGACTCACATGTTGGGTTGCAAGCACGATTAATGTCACAAGCGTTAAGAAAACTTTCCGGAGCAATTAATAAGTCAAAAACAACGGCGATTTTCATTAACCAAATTCGCGAAAAAGTAGGCGTTATGTTCGGAAACCCGGAGACAACGCCAGGTGGACGTGCACTTAAGTTCTATTCTTCTGTTCGTTTAGAGGTACGTCGTGCAGAAACATTGAAAGCTGGAAATGATGCAGTTGGAAATAGAGCTAGAATTAAGGTTGTTAAAAATAAAGTAGCACCACCATTCAAACAAGCTGAAGTCGATATTATGTATGGTAAAGGAATTTCGAAAGAAGGAGAAATTCTTGATATCGGTTCTGAACTGGATGTAGTGCTTAAGAGTGGTGCATGGTATTCCTACAAGGGAGAAAGACTGGGACAAGGCCGTGAAAACTCAAAGCAGTTCCTATTAGAAAATGAAGCAATCACGAATGAAATTCATGGCGAAATTCGTAAGCACTATAACTTGGACGATGATGGTACAGAAGCAGAAGAGAAATCGAGTGACAGCAAAGAAACAACTGAGCAGGAAACTTTGGATATGTAA